Part of the Helicobacter bilis genome is shown below.
TAAAAATCTCTTCTAACTCATACTTGCTATAAGTATTTACAATCATATCCGCATCTAAACTCTGCGTCCTATCCATACGCATATCAAGCGTGCTTGAATGAAAGCTAAAACCACGATCAATAGAATCAAGCTGATATGAACTCACGCCAATATCAGCCAAGATTCCACAAAGATGATCCCCATTTGCTTCTATCTCTTTGATGATTTGTGGTAGTAAAGTCGCAAAATCCCCGTGTCTAGTTTGGAATCTATCCTTAAATTTTGCCATAGATTCCCTATTATACTCCAACGCATAGCTATCCCTATCAATGCCTATAATATGCAGGTTTGAATACCGCTCTAATAATGCCCTACTCATGCCACCAAAGCCTAGAGTGCAGTCTATAAGCACTTCTTTATTCTTTATGAGCGACTTTTTTGCTATATAGTGTGAATGGGTAGAAAGAAAGATTCTATCAAAAGTGTCAAGCACATGCTCTAGCAATACAGGAATATGT
Proteins encoded:
- the rsmH gene encoding 16S rRNA (cytosine(1402)-N(4))-methyltransferase RsmH; the protein is MQKENPPHIPVLLEHVLDTFDRIFLSTHSHYIAKKSLIKNKEVLIDCTLGFGGMSRALLERYSNLHIIGIDRDSYALEYNRESMAKFKDRFQTRHGDFATLLPQIIKEIEANGDHLCGILADIGVSSYQLDSIDRGFSFHSSTLDMRMDRTQSLDADMIVNTYSKYELEEIFKNYGEIREYKKLANLIVQERQRGRITADSLQNIALKLHSKAKIHPATLIYQALRIAVNDELGQLKSLLHSCQNLHEVLLCIISFHSLEDRMIKESFKQFAKSCICDTTSFKCVCGNNHAKGFSLYKKPLIADSKEIAQNKRSRSAKLRAFYFA